In Candidatus Devosia phytovorans, the DNA window TGGCCGACGGCGAGACGCTGGATCTGGCTCCCCTGCGCATCTTGGTCAAGGACGAGACGACGACCGCGGACACTTGGCGGCGCCTGGTGGGAGAGGGCTGGGACGGAGTGTTCCCTGCGCCCGGCATCGACTATGTCACGGTACCGTCCGACGTGACGTTCTACCAGCAACTGGAGGCGGCGATCGGTATCGACCGCACCGTCGAAGTGGCCGCCGCGCTGCGCGACGCGAGCTATCTGGTGCACGTGTCGGAGGACGAAGAAGCGATCGCGCTCACTAAGTCGACCGGCTTCAAGGACTCGCTCCAGCGGGAGCGCGGAAGTGTCAAGGCGTTCATCGACAGCTGGAAAATCCTTCGGGGAGAAGAGCTTTCCGTACTCGACATGGGGTTCCGGTTCGATAACGTTCGCGGCAAGCGCTCTCTCCTGGAGTTGCGGTTCCAGTCCGACAGCCCGCTGCCGCACGACATCAACGTCCTCATCGGGCCGAACGGTTACGGCAAGTCCAGCGTACTGCACCAGATGGTGGAGGACTGGACCGCATCGAGGGAGTTCGGCGGCCAGGGTTTCGTCGACAAACCCAACCTCAGCCAAATTGTCGTGGTCTCCTACAGCCCGTTCGAGAGATTTCCCGTCGATCTGTCGCCCAAACGGGTCAAGGACGTCGACGCCTATCGCTACTTCGGGTTCAGGGGACGGTCGGTGACGACCGACGGAAAGCCCGGGCGCATCCGCATCTCGAACGACTTTCCGCGCAAGGCCGCTGCCGGCTCGTTGCTCGATTGCCTGGCGGACGACCACAAGTACAGCGCCATCAGGGGCTGGTCGAAAAAGCTGCATACCGTGGAAAAAGTGCTCAAAACCGCC includes these proteins:
- a CDS encoding AAA family ATPase, which encodes MPNPPGDFLELLHDNWDDFGFETTFHAKCVADGETLDLAPLRILVKDETTTADTWRRLVGEGWDGVFPAPGIDYVTVPSDVTFYQQLEAAIGIDRTVEVAAALRDASYLVHVSEDEEAIALTKSTGFKDSLQRERGSVKAFIDSWKILRGEELSVLDMGFRFDNVRGKRSLLELRFQSDSPLPHDINVLIGPNGYGKSSVLHQMVEDWTASREFGGQGFVDKPNLSQIVVVSYSPFERFPVDLSPKRVKDVDAYRYFGFRGRSVTTDGKPGRIRISNDFPRKAAAGSLLDCLADDHKYSAIRGWSKKLHTVEKVLKTAIDFDFAALEMDLGKRAKDLYDPQSAPRAPFSYLVGDDPKRRYFPVSSSRVAGLDLERLKHAVVTDSGVAFFKDGEPVELSSGQRLFAYLVVNVVGAIKRNSLILVDEPELFLHPTLEVQFVGMLKGILKRFNSKALLATHSVVTVREIPADCVHVFERSEDDVLVRRPPFQTFGGDVQRISSYVFGDGKIAKPFQNWIETQLEARSASELIAALGDEVNEELILQIRAMDRA